In Carnobacterium sp. CP1, the following are encoded in one genomic region:
- a CDS encoding glycosyltransferase — protein MKDIEESDLKFSVLMSVYKKEQPVYLKECLDSLVNQTIQPNELVLIEDGPLTNDLYTVLDEFENQHPGLLNRNPLEENVGLGKALAIGVEYCRYSLIARMDTDDIAVNTRFEKQLREFVKNPKLGIVGSDINEFETDISNIVAKRIVPHSYEDILKTAKRRNPFNHMTVLYRKEEVLRAGNYMVLNGFEDYYLWVRMLKNDTLAKNVPEVLVHARAGRDMFMRRGGYKYLKDSKLARKKIHEVGLNSYMDYFLSTAGQIIVSIMPNQLRAYIYTKLLRKESK, from the coding sequence ATGAAAGATATAGAAGAATCTGACTTGAAATTTAGTGTTTTAATGTCTGTTTATAAAAAAGAACAACCAGTCTATTTAAAAGAATGTTTAGACAGTTTGGTCAACCAAACTATTCAACCCAATGAATTGGTTTTGATAGAAGATGGTCCTCTAACGAATGATTTATATACTGTTCTTGATGAATTTGAAAATCAGCATCCGGGATTATTAAATAGAAACCCTCTTGAAGAGAATGTTGGCTTAGGGAAAGCATTAGCTATAGGCGTTGAATATTGCCGATACTCTTTAATTGCTCGAATGGATACGGATGATATTGCAGTGAATACTCGCTTCGAAAAACAGTTAAGAGAATTTGTGAAGAATCCGAAACTAGGGATAGTAGGATCTGATATCAATGAATTTGAAACGGACATCTCTAATATTGTTGCAAAAAGAATTGTTCCACATAGTTATGAGGATATTTTGAAAACTGCAAAAAGAAGAAATCCTTTTAATCATATGACTGTTCTATATAGAAAGGAAGAAGTTTTGAGAGCGGGTAATTATATGGTCTTAAATGGGTTTGAAGATTATTATTTATGGGTTAGAATGTTAAAAAATGATACGCTAGCGAAAAATGTGCCTGAAGTCTTAGTCCATGCTCGGGCTGGAAGAGACATGTTTATGCGTCGTGGCGGATATAAGTATTTGAAAGACAGTAAATTAGCAAGAAAAAAAATACATGAAGTTGGTTTAAATTCCTATATGGATTATTTTTTAAGCACTGCTGGGCAAATTATAGTTAGCATTATGCCTAATCAATTAAGGGCATATATTTATACCAAACTGCTTCGGAAAGAGAGTAAATAA
- a CDS encoding glycosyltransferase family 2 protein: MTVLSFIMPAYNVEHTVEKSVQSVLSQNISDFELIIINDGSTDNTANICDRLAEKDTRVRVIHQENAGPSAARNAGLNQVHGEYIAFMDSDDYTEKDMYQRLIGYLEENQADIAVCNVTRVNPDGTLNTLNSLNRITTSKEEMLELYFKYNGIEFYVWNKVYRASVFQTVRFPEGVLYEDVMLSYDALKQAHKLVVTDEVGYFYLANSESIVNSSFNPQQYDNVLQRKILLEKIKIEYPTVSDFAVDNLLDGYLSTGYKIASSTHDERTKEYAKLLRNDIAENQKMIFQNKVSSKAKLAALCLLKVNLPLYRYLYKKVLKK, translated from the coding sequence ATGACTGTACTTAGTTTCATTATGCCCGCTTATAATGTAGAACATACGGTTGAAAAATCTGTCCAAAGCGTTCTTAGCCAAAATATAAGTGATTTTGAATTGATTATTATTAATGATGGGTCAACTGACAATACAGCCAATATTTGTGACCGGTTAGCAGAAAAAGATACTAGGGTTCGAGTTATTCATCAAGAAAATGCTGGTCCTTCTGCTGCACGTAATGCTGGTTTAAATCAAGTGCATGGAGAATATATAGCTTTTATGGATAGTGATGACTATACTGAGAAAGATATGTATCAACGACTTATTGGATATCTTGAGGAAAACCAAGCAGATATTGCAGTCTGTAATGTGACACGTGTTAACCCAGATGGAACGTTAAATACTTTAAATAGTTTAAATAGAATCACTACTTCTAAGGAAGAAATGCTGGAATTATATTTTAAATATAATGGTATTGAATTTTACGTCTGGAATAAAGTTTATCGTGCGTCTGTTTTCCAAACAGTCAGATTTCCAGAAGGAGTCTTGTATGAAGATGTGATGTTAAGTTATGATGCTCTAAAACAAGCTCATAAATTAGTAGTAACGGATGAAGTTGGTTATTTTTATCTAGCAAATTCCGAAAGTATTGTAAACAGCAGCTTTAATCCACAACAATACGATAACGTGTTACAAAGAAAGATATTATTAGAAAAAATTAAAATAGAGTACCCCACAGTAAGTGACTTTGCTGTAGACAACCTGTTAGATGGTTATCTTTCAACAGGTTATAAAATTGCTAGTTCTACACATGACGAACGTACAAAAGAATATGCGAAGTTATTAAGAAACGATATCGCTGAAAATCAAAAAATGATTTTTCAAAATAAAGTTTCTAGCAAAGCTAAGTTAGCTGCTTTATGTTTATTGAAGGTTAATTTACCGCTGTATCGTTATCTTTATAAAAAAGTATTAAAAAAATAA